The stretch of DNA AATTTACAACTTAAAACgggtcaaaagaaaaaaagacccTGTTTACATACTTCTTCAATGGAATTGCATTGATTCTATCAATTAAATGAGGACAAGGGACATTTATAGTTATGCTGTGACGTTGTTACTACGTTTTATGATGGTAATAAATTACGTCACAAATTACGTTGTGCCAACGTTGTGTGGATGGTTGTCAGCACGTGCCTTGGAGTTCACAAAATTACGTTGTACCAACGTAATTTTACTACGTTGTCACAACGATAGTATTACGTTGTCACAACGTAATGTCAACGTTGGATTGTTTACTGGGATATCATTTCTGATCGCCAGTAGATTACTCTGTATAAGGCTGCAGTTTTGTATTCTTATCATATGGAGTTGATTTTGCTCTTAATATGATATTAATTGAAGCCATGTCTCAGATTTCCATGATTAATAGATTTTTACAAGATGGTTATATATAGATATCATAAACATaagttgttgggatatacaagtacccggccacgtccactctatgtttttgttagatatatttctatttgtatccatttgatgagttaagcctttttcaacttattcTTATAGTTGGTTCTTATGTTGTAGTGTTATACTACTGTCCCAGCTTAGAGGGATCGCGTTGGgataccgctaacatgtttaaccccgccacattcagtATTTatgtgtcccaagtcaggagcctgtcattcagtggttgttgtttgtgtgacctatagttgttaatttctttgtcatttagtAGGGTGTGAAGACTTgtgttattggcaatcataccacatcttctttttatatcaacactttttttcacatttgttatttcagcatttcattatttcattgtTCAAGAAAAAAAGCAGTGGGTTGAAGGGAAATTAATGCATTTAATTTAGCTAACAGCAAAGTTGTTTTACGATGAGACTCATTGATGGACGGACGGATCAAATACTGTCAGCCTccacataattgacatttttttcgtaTGATAAATCAATTCGATGatacaatttaatttaattatatcaaatttaaacaTAACAAGCATGATAATGAATAAATAGATATACAACAAAAGAAtgattttgtaaacaaaatgaacaataagaaaGGAGGACATTTATACGACTGATGTGACTGGCTTTTTTGAGAATACTTTAGTGTTTTCCAAAAGAGCCAAGCAGCACTCTTCACATTGTGAGATTCTTGAAAAAATAATACTGATTATAAATTACATATCGACCTTTTATAATCTATTAAACTGGCCAAGTGTTATATATAGCAATCATCATAACAAATATATTAGCACTAATTTGTGTTCTTGAGGGTTTTTCCATTTTTATCTACACGGCGGTAACCATAGTTTGTTGTTGGTTGACTTCATTAGTCCGGTTTTGGACAGTTTTTGTTTTGAGTTTATGAGCTATTTTCTTGTTGACGTCGATTAGAGCATGTTTCATGGCTTCTTCTGCTTTCTTGTCACCTAAAATTAAAATGAGCAGTGAgtttttcaattgtttaaaataaatcttaaagtCTAAAGTAATGCATTGAAAATATCAGATACATCCATAGTAAAAATCCTACTACATATCTGAGGTGAGACAACAAATCAAACTGAATTATGAAAAGTGAAATATGTGATAATAATGAATGATAAAAGAAGacactttttttgtattttttgtatataagttACAGTAACTGAAAGTTATTTCAGAAGTATTTTTTATCATATAGTCCTAGAATTATAAGAATTATCAATAATTGAAATGGTAAttgataaaacatatatatttagcTGCGTGATTCATAGTGAAGTTCATGTCAGGATTTATATGTCTGATGACCAATTATATACTTGAAGAATTCGCTGAATTATACGACGTCGGACAACCGATGACGTAACGATTAGTAATCAAGGAATAAAAACTACAAAATCTCAACAGTttcaaaacataataaataaaactgaAGACTTCAAGCAAAACGAACAAACCAAAGACGGGGAGTATCTTGCTTTACATTTGTTAtatgtcgtgttgctcatgttagtacaaatccGGCGATAAGTAAGTAGTATGATAAATTAAATCCAAGGAAAAGAGGAAGGGATAGTGGTTACGAAAATTTGAACATATCCGTTTCAATCTGAGAAACaggtattccataacggttaactaactcgtgatggcgttcttAAAATTTGCAGGACATCCGATTACTTATATACTTTTTGAGACCTTGAAACATGGCAATGATATAAGTTTTGAGTAAATTTAGAACACTCAACATTTGTCCTGATATGCACCTTTAAAACTATATTGCTTAAGGTCTATTATAAACAAGCATTTAAACCATATTTCAATCTAAGGTGAAAATCAGTTTTGGATATTTTAACAAACATATCTAGAagaaatatcaaaatgaaaatatacactaattgaaataaaaacatatacgAATAATACGGCAAAACCTGTTATTGATTCGAACCTTAACATGAAATAATAGAGAAAACATTGACGTATTGCAATACACATGTACCTACCTAACGCTTCAGCATGTGTCAAGGCTTCTTCAAACGATTTATGAGCATCTTTGTATTTCTTCATATTGACTGGAATAAAAAGAAATAGAGCTTTTCTTACATCCTTCATGATCAGATAGGTttaaaaaaacgaaacaaaaagCAGCGgtatttaatttcttaatttcaaaCGATTTCAACattatagatttttttgtatgttcaaGAGGGTCAATTAAGAGGTTCTATGCATTACATCGTTACCTATTGTTAATTTACgttgccatggtgttgtctgtgCGTCTTGCAATGTTATATACCATAAAATATATATAGCATCATtaacaaaaaaccaaaaaaaaaacccaagattTTGCACAGTCGTGTTGCATACCGTAAATGTTGTCTACATCTTTAAAAATCTTTAAGAGGTCTGAGGATAGAATTTTTTTTACCGATTTTATGTTTGTCTATTTCTGATAGTTAATGATAAGCTTGTGAGGTGTATAGTTCATTTGCTATAATACCGATAACTTCAAATCATTTTATTGTTAAACACCTCATTTGAGATCATTTGAAAAATTGTTAGCAATCATTTCATTTTTGTAAACGTTTGCTGTATGAACGATGACGTAAAAATTAACAAGATGCCAATCCAAATAAAAGATAATCATCTAATTGAGATACTTTTAACATGTGTATCAGCAAACCAAATACGAACACTTATAATATAATTGTTCTCTTACCTTCAGCTAAACCAATAAGAACACATGCTTGTAGCTGTAAATTTTTATCTCCACATTCCTCTGCACACTGTAAAGATTTCCTCGCTGCATCTTTAGCATTTTGAAAGCTAGACAGCACTAGGAAACAATTGCCTATCTCGTGAAATAACGAGGATGAATCTTTAGCAGATTTACAAAGAGGTGCTTTCATTGTCAGTCTATGAAAGAATAAAATACATGGTTACGTGGCTCATTTCACAAACGTTCAAAGAATACATCTACAAATTTCGAATTCACGAAGATTTAAATCCGAATTGACTTGATTGAGAAAcgcatatatatcatatattgtcGTGTGTTTTATGTATAAACTGGTATTTTCACTTAATTAAccatttgaaaatatattgttaATGTTTTTCTACCAATGAAGTAAACCATATCATCGCATAACATTCGTTAGctctggagaaaaaaaaataaaatccgaTGCTTGATTAGGAAATTTTATACACTTTTTACAGCATCACTTTCTATAATTCTTTTCAAATCGGTAGTGAAGAATTTATAAAACCGAACGCGTTAATCTTTATGAAAACagtaacaaatttcaaagaaacaacaaacaaaattaatattttatgttaAGCTTTTAAACAATTGAtcctatgagttacaatttattttAGAGACGTAAAGACATAAGTGAATAGACTACATTGTACTTACGTTTCTAAAGCTTTTTGGTGTTTCCCTTTTAACATATACACTCTACCAATGTTTCCCAATGCTCTATGTCTACTTGATCTAATATCACTacaaaaaggaaaatgaaatatGAAGGAAACATAACGAAACTATTTCAAATGTTAACCACAATACTgcgaaaaaaaacaaaactgaagCAAAACGAAGCGCGCTCACAGGGTGGAAAATGTTTCACCCTTAGAGTAAACTATCATCAATTTCATTGATATAGACATCAATATGAGGTTAGCAGGTCTAAAAAAGGCATTTTTGAACGTAATATTTATGAATAtctgtttaaatatttaacttCTACCACATTAAACCGAAGTGCTCATACAGTATATGCTTCACTCTTAGAGAAAACAGTTTCGTTCATATAATTTAAACTGATCCACAGAAAAACGTTTCTGAACCTTATATTTATGATGACACGATTAAACAGTATTTTTGTCAGAAATTAAGAAATATTGTTGCGTTATCAGGAGTAGGAACTTGTTGACAAAACAAGAGTTGTCGTATCattttataagcctggtatctttcaTAAGTGTTTACTGAACGTATATTTTACATATATAGTGACTTTGATAAAGACAATATAAATAGTATCATTCGTAAAACTACGAATGGACGTGaaacatatattataaaatgaGACCTTCTCCAATACAAACATGACCTTTGTATTAGACACTGTTTATAACTGCACTCATGATAAAAATGTATGAGATTCAAAAGAGATTCAAAAGTCGTGATTGTAAAATACTTACAAATTTTCTCCAATAGACAAATCTTTTTGGTGATGTTTTAAGGCTTCGTCAAACTGACGACGTTGTACATCACAGTTACCACGGTAACTATGTAAAATGGCAGTCAGCTCGTGTATATCAGGAACTTCCTCCTCTGAATACTTCTCCAGTAATCGTAAGCAGTTGTCACAACTACTGCTTGTTTCTTGTATCCATCCCAGTTTATATCCTACAGTAAATATcagtaaaataataaattcataaaattttacTTACGTTTAGTGTATATCGtatcatttaaaattttgcatTGCATTATAATACACAActtaacaattattttaatttcttatacTTTTGTTAAGTTATGATTTTGAAACTTCTAAAAGTTGCATTCGAAGACtgtcatttaaggaatgactgtaatatttttctgtctaagaaataataacatgaaaaatgtggtgcacactgaataacccgcgtagcgtattattttaaagtgtgcaccacattttgtttatgttttttcgaataacatgaataaacaaaatattacagtcatttctcataattgaattctaaattctatttaaaGTCGAAGTAAATCATGAAGACACGTTGATGACTTCACGGTCACATggcaaaattatgtctatgagctgatagacaaaacactattagccaatcagaagacgttttatgttcaaaattaaattattaaacgaGAACAATGCACCACAAAAGAGTACATAGAAATTTTTTTGAGTGATGTGTGTATTGTACAGGAATAAGTTGCTGTCATTTTAACGTGTAGATCGTTTGTGTTTGTAATTCAttgataaaactagaggctcctaagagcctatgtcgctcaccttggtctatatgcatattaaacaaaggacacagatggattcatgaaaaaattgggttttggtgatggtgatgtattgtagatcttactttactgaacattcttgcttcttacaattatctataattatttataatgaacttggcccattagttacagaggaaaatattttgtaaaaatttacaaaaatttacaatttacaaaattattaaaaatttactataaagggcaataactccttaaggggtcaactgacctttttggtcatattgacatatatatgaattttactttgctgaacattattgctgttgacagtttatctctatctataataatattcaagataatatccaaaaacagcaaaatttccttaaaaatttccaattcaggggcagcaacccaacaactagttgtcggattcatctgaaaatttcagggcagatagatcttgacatgcaaaacaatttaaacccatgtctgaattgctcttaatgctttggtttcagagttataagccaaagtttacattttacctctatgttctattttaagccatggctgccatcttggttagttggcagGGTCGctacacacattttttaaacaagatacctcaatgatgaatatggccaagtatggttaaatttgaaCCAGTAGTTTTAGaagagatgatttttgtaaaagataggaaaaaattacgaaaaattggtaaaaatgactataaaggacaataactccttaagggggacaactgaccattttaatcattattaacttatttgtagatcttactttgctgaacattattgctgtttacagtttatctctatctataataatattcaacaaTAATAGCCAAACTAGAGGTTCTTAAGAGCCTgcgtcgctcaccttggtctatgtgcatattaaccaaattacacagatggatgcatgacaaaattgtgttttggtgatggtgatgtgtttatagATCTTTATGTACTAAAAGTCTTGCtccttacaattttctctatctataataaaattggcCCTTTcattacagaggaaaatattttgtaaaaatttaccaaattaatgaaaattgttaaaaattgactataaagggcaaaaactccttaaggggtcaactgaccattttggtcgtattgacttatttgtagatcttactttgttaaacattattgctgtttacagtttatctctatctataatagtattcaagttaataaccaaaaatgacaaaatttctttaaaaattaccaattgggggacGGCAACCCAAAAGCAGTTgtccaatttatctgaaaatttcagggcagatagatattaacttgataaacaatttaaatgcttgtcagatttgctttaaatgctttggtttcagagttataagacaaaatctacattttacctccatgttctatttttagccatggtggttatcttggttggttggccgggttactgaacaatttttttttaactagataccctcaTAATGATTGTGGTTAAATTTGAtcaaatttggcctagtagtttcagaggagaagatttttgtagaagattacaaaaatttacgaaaaattggtaaaaaatgactataaagggcaataactccttaaggggtcaactgaccattttggtcatttgactcatttgtagatcttactttgctgaacattattgctgtttgcagtttctctctatctataataatattctagataatagccaaaaaacagtataatttccttaaaattgccaattcaggggcagcaacccaacaaccgattgtcagattcatctgaaaatttcagggcagatagatctttacctgataaacaattttactccgtaagatttgctctaaatgctttggtttcagagttataagccaaaatctacattttacccctatgttctatttttagccatggcggccatcttggttagttggtcgggtcacgccacacattttttaaactacataccctaatgatgattactgtcaagtgtggttaaatttggcctagtagtttcagaggagaagatttttgtaaaagctaacgacggacgacgacgacgacaacggacgacgacagacgcaaagtgattagaaaaagctcacttggcccttcgggccaggtgagctaaaaacatgtTCCCTAGCATAGATCTGAAAGAAAAgtcttttaaattgaaatatttaaaatttagttcTAGTATTTCTTGAATTGATACAACATACTAAAATATCCCAAGAAGCTAACAAACCTTCGCTTATGTGTTCCAATTCTTTCTTTATGTAATCAGTTATTGATTGACCTGCGCTTTCCGGTGTCGCATCCCCAAAACCAGATGGTGAATCTGTAAATAGTTCATTATCCTCGGGAATTCTTGACATCTTTCTGATTTCCCTCTGACTTTGtactgatttaaaattaaagtttaatttacTTGGATCTAATTGAATGTTGACTTGAGAGTTCCTCCGCCTGTATGTTGGAACGGGCTTTTTATCAACAAAGATATATGACGAGTTGGTTGTTATCTTTGAATTTGAAGTGTTCACAGTGAGGACAGAGTCTAGTGACATCGTACTTCCTGACATTTTAGATTTAGCCTTCCTAGGAGGAGGTGGTGGTGGAAGTGGTCCTAAACGATCCCAGTAGGTAACTCTATCAAACAGGAAGTGTAAAGCATTGTTGGCAATAGCTTCTAAAGGGGTTCCCCATAATGGTgctaaataaaaaagaagaaaaaaacatgttaaaacaaatgaTAAAGTTTTGACAAGGAAACCTACAATAAATAGCTTGTTGTTcatgaatgaatgaaatataCTGTTCGTTTTGTTGGAAGAACAGATGAATGAAATACATTTTAGTGCCAtttgttttatttgcttttaaaaacACCTTTATGTGTACCAGTTGTATAAAAAAAGTAAGACACATGTCGAGTGGGATCCTCTATTCCTTTCAGGGCATCTGAGCACATTCTCATAATTTTAAGAATGAGGTGTTCGTGTTTTTCAGCATGTACTTTTTTGCAGCGTTCTATAGGCTTtggttggtgttttttttttatttctttttaattgttcAGATCTATCTAGACTTATATATTATGATtctccatttggtatctttcgcctcttaaCTATTCGATTCAGGACaatacaaattaaatattatatactttATGAAAAAAGTTAATAATTTCAAAGTAAAATGTGTGCTTAATAGTTCACTCACATAAAAAGGTAATTACGTTGCAATGCTGTtctgatatttaattcatataaacaATGACAAGatgttttttaaaactgtttatttaTTACTTCGATGACCTACCCTGTACCTCACTATATCCGCTCGACAACTGCTTTGATCAAAACGATAAAACAAAATAAGTGACAAAACGTTATTTGGGTgcatatataataattatttaattcATAATTTGTATATTAAACAAACAACGAATGTTTGCGGTAATTGTTAATAAGATTTATTTTTGGGAAAGGTGCAAAAAATAACACTGCAAATTGTCTTTTTGGACAAATACAGGGACGTTATAGTTCACTCCACATCGATGTTTTGGTTGGTCAAAGAATCATGAAACCAATCGTGCTATCAAATTAGAAAATACACAGATATGTTACAGAACAACGTGAAAGATAGGTTTGTTATACGATTTTCAACATGTTATTCACACAAAAGTACCATTTTCCTGTTCATTATGATTGTGTGAGTCATTCTTTTTCGGCGTGTCATCTTTTTTTCTCGGCGAGTTAACTTTCTCGTCTTCCACgggtaaaatgttattttcatttatttcaccTTCCTTTGgctcttcattttcttcaaaaattgcttcacccttttgttttttctttgttgttcTAGCTGTTTTTGAGAACGGTTTTTAATCACATGAATAAGGTTGACATACTTTGTTTAACATAAACACTTTTGAAGTCACCACTTTGGACATTTATGttccaaatgttgaaattaaaataaatcgtttttcaattacTAAACTGCTAAGTATTAAGACTATTTTCGtatatagaaaatgaatgtacaaaatataattttatactgTATAAAAGGTTAGGAGCAAATAATGcattaataaaatcaacggtaccaattttgttgcaccagatgcgcatttcgacaatatatgtctcttcagtgatgctcgtggccaaaatatttg from Mytilus galloprovincialis chromosome 2, xbMytGall1.hap1.1, whole genome shotgun sequence encodes:
- the LOC143062782 gene encoding uncharacterized protein LOC143062782 isoform X3 — protein: MCFIAKSLTIDRSFTYNKTTMNFTYALLQKADILYQTQDYDVAYIYYSRGHKVYPKNKGFIEGMKKTEHEIGKFKRGKGKKQKLTPAGDLTCLIHKVPDPKPFKFHPKQDRQVKHLPSATFSSRPLCQLIRIHKTPAISLMKSVSVPDLNDLSDDEDELQDKRPESRLVKSTIGEFYDDKKYLEKLAIGNKPSPRTTKKKQKGEAIFEENEEPKEGEINENNILPVEDEKVNSPRKKDDTPKKNDSHNHNEQENAPLWGTPLEAIANNALHFLFDRVTYWDRLGPLPPPPPPRKAKSKMSGSTMSLDSVLTVNTSNSKITTNSSYIFVDKKPVPTYRRRNSQVNIQLDPSKLNFNFKSVQSQREIRKMSRIPEDNELFTDSPSGFGDATPESAGQSITDYIKKELEHISEGYKLGWIQETSSSCDNCLRLLEKYSEEEVPDIHELTAILHSYRGNCDVQRRQFDEALKHHQKDLSIGENFDIRSSRHRALGNIGRVYMLKGKHQKALETLTMKAPLCKSAKDSSSLFHEIGNCFLVLSSFQNAKDAARKSLQCAEECGDKNLQLQACVLIGLAEVNMKKYKDAHKSFEEALTHAEALGDKKAEEAMKHALIDVNKKIAHKLKTKTVQNRTNEVNQQQTMVTAV
- the LOC143062782 gene encoding uncharacterized protein LOC143062782 isoform X5, with the translated sequence MKKTEHEIGKFKRGKGKKQKLTPAGDLTCLIHKVPDPKPFKFHPKQDRQVKHLPSATFSSRPLCQLIRIHKTPAISLMKSVSVPDLNDLSDDEDELQDKRPESRLVKSTIGEFYDDKKYLEKLAIGNKPSPRTTKKKQKGEAIFEENEEPKEGEINENNILPVEDEKVNSPRKKDDTPKKNDSHNHNEQENAPLWGTPLEAIANNALHFLFDRVTYWDRLGPLPPPPPPRKAKSKMSGSTMSLDSVLTVNTSNSKITTNSSYIFVDKKPVPTYRRRNSQVNIQLDPSKLNFNFKSVQSQREIRKMSRIPEDNELFTDSPSGFGDATPESAGQSITDYIKKELEHISEGYKLGWIQETSSSCDNCLRLLEKYSEEEVPDIHELTAILHSYRGNCDVQRRQFDEALKHHQKDLSIGENFDIRSSRHRALGNIGRVYMLKGKHQKALETLTMKAPLCKSAKDSSSLFHEIGNCFLVLSSFQNAKDAARKSLQCAEECGDKNLQLQACVLIGLAEVNMKKYKDAHKSFEEALTHAEALGDKKAEEAMKHALIDVNKKIAHKLKTKTVQNRTNEVNQQQTMVTAV
- the LOC143062782 gene encoding outer dynein arm-docking complex subunit 4-like isoform X1 — encoded protein: MSAKYQNRKTQVLNDVYRKEGVKLMEENDFEGAVSKFNEALHLYPRDLKSLINRSKSYMQLRNIRKAIDDVETSLHLNNLYKEALLQKADILYQTQDYDVAYIYYSRGHKVYPKNKGFIEGMKKTEHEIGKFKRGKGKKQKLTPAGDLTCLIHKVPDPKPFKFHPKQDRQVKHLPSATFSSRPLCQLIRIHKTPAISLMKSVSVPDLNDLSDDEDELQDKRPESRLVKSTIGEFYDDKKYLEKLAIGNKPSPRTTKKKQKGEAIFEENEEPKEGEINENNILPVEDEKVNSPRKKDDTPKKNDSHNHNEQENAPLWGTPLEAIANNALHFLFDRVTYWDRLGPLPPPPPPRKAKSKMSGSTMSLDSVLTVNTSNSKITTNSSYIFVDKKPVPTYRRRNSQVNIQLDPSKLNFNFKSVQSQREIRKMSRIPEDNELFTDSPSGFGDATPESAGQSITDYIKKELEHISEGYKLGWIQETSSSCDNCLRLLEKYSEEEVPDIHELTAILHSYRGNCDVQRRQFDEALKHHQKDLSIGENFDIRSSRHRALGNIGRVYMLKGKHQKALETLTMKAPLCKSAKDSSSLFHEIGNCFLVLSSFQNAKDAARKSLQCAEECGDKNLQLQACVLIGLAEVNMKKYKDAHKSFEEALTHAEALGDKKAEEAMKHALIDVNKKIAHKLKTKTVQNRTNEVNQQQTMVTAV
- the LOC143062782 gene encoding uncharacterized protein LOC143062782 isoform X2, yielding MSAKYQNRKTQVLNDVYRKEGVKLMEENDFEGAVSKFNEALLQKADILYQTQDYDVAYIYYSRGHKVYPKNKGFIEGMKKTEHEIGKFKRGKGKKQKLTPAGDLTCLIHKVPDPKPFKFHPKQDRQVKHLPSATFSSRPLCQLIRIHKTPAISLMKSVSVPDLNDLSDDEDELQDKRPESRLVKSTIGEFYDDKKYLEKLAIGNKPSPRTTKKKQKGEAIFEENEEPKEGEINENNILPVEDEKVNSPRKKDDTPKKNDSHNHNEQENAPLWGTPLEAIANNALHFLFDRVTYWDRLGPLPPPPPPRKAKSKMSGSTMSLDSVLTVNTSNSKITTNSSYIFVDKKPVPTYRRRNSQVNIQLDPSKLNFNFKSVQSQREIRKMSRIPEDNELFTDSPSGFGDATPESAGQSITDYIKKELEHISEGYKLGWIQETSSSCDNCLRLLEKYSEEEVPDIHELTAILHSYRGNCDVQRRQFDEALKHHQKDLSIGENFDIRSSRHRALGNIGRVYMLKGKHQKALETLTMKAPLCKSAKDSSSLFHEIGNCFLVLSSFQNAKDAARKSLQCAEECGDKNLQLQACVLIGLAEVNMKKYKDAHKSFEEALTHAEALGDKKAEEAMKHALIDVNKKIAHKLKTKTVQNRTNEVNQQQTMVTAV
- the LOC143062782 gene encoding outer dynein arm-docking complex subunit 4-like isoform X4 is translated as MSAKYQNRKTQVLNDVYRKEGVKLMEENDFEGAVSKFNEALHLYPRDLKSLINRSKSYMQLRNIRKAIDDVETSLHLNNLYKEALLQKADILYQTQDYDVAYIYYSRGHKVYPKNKGFIEGMKKTEHEIGKFKRGKGKKQKLTPAGDLTCLIHKVPDPKPFKFHPKQDRQVKHLPSATFSSRPLCQLIRIHKTPAISLMKSVSVPDLNDLSDDEDELQDKRPESRLVKSTIGEFYDDKKYLEKLAIGNKPSPPLWGTPLEAIANNALHFLFDRVTYWDRLGPLPPPPPPRKAKSKMSGSTMSLDSVLTVNTSNSKITTNSSYIFVDKKPVPTYRRRNSQVNIQLDPSKLNFNFKSVQSQREIRKMSRIPEDNELFTDSPSGFGDATPESAGQSITDYIKKELEHISEGYKLGWIQETSSSCDNCLRLLEKYSEEEVPDIHELTAILHSYRGNCDVQRRQFDEALKHHQKDLSIGENFDIRSSRHRALGNIGRVYMLKGKHQKALETLTMKAPLCKSAKDSSSLFHEIGNCFLVLSSFQNAKDAARKSLQCAEECGDKNLQLQACVLIGLAEVNMKKYKDAHKSFEEALTHAEALGDKKAEEAMKHALIDVNKKIAHKLKTKTVQNRTNEVNQQQTMVTAV